GTTCAATCATTTTATCATGTTCTTTAACGGAATCAGGAGCGCGCATTGGAAAAAATGCGAAGCCAGAGGTTCTGACAGTATCAAGTTTTTCCCAAGATTTTTCAATATCACTTATTAATAATTTGTTTGGGCAATGCGAATAAATCGCAAAGTGAAAGTTCTTGTTTAATTGACTGAATGTATTTAAATCATATTGAGTTAATACTTTTTTCATTTCTTCATTAATATCAACTAATTCATTTATATGTTCTTCAGTCATATGTTCTACACTTAGTGCAGTAGCATACCCTTCTAAAATTGCAAGCAGTTCCAGCGTCTGCTTGTACACCTTTTCATCAATGGAAAGAACAACCGCCCCAGCATTAGGTTTGTATTCGATAAGTCTATCAGCCTCAAGCCGGCGGATAGCTTCTCGAACAGGAATGTGGCTGGATCCGACCTCCTTTGCGATTTGATCTAGAATGATGCGTTGTCCTGGTGAATACGTACCATCTAAAATCCGGCCTCTAATGACATTATATGCATGTTTGCTTTTATTCATCTTTTTCTGTTCCATAAAAAATATTATATATATTATTGTATACGATAGCAAGTGGTTTAATCTGTTATGTAGTCAAGTAAGCGTTTTTAAATAAATCTAACAA
This DNA window, taken from Alteribacillus bidgolensis, encodes the following:
- a CDS encoding GntR family transcriptional regulator, translating into MNKSKHAYNVIRGRILDGTYSPGQRIILDQIAKEVGSSHIPVREAIRRLEADRLIEYKPNAGAVVLSIDEKVYKQTLELLAILEGYATALSVEHMTEEHINELVDINEEMKKVLTQYDLNTFSQLNKNFHFAIYSHCPNKLLISDIEKSWEKLDTVRTSGFAFFPMRAPDSVKEHDKMIELLKNHDSKASLEAYARQHKLNTLLAYENRK